A stretch of Bombus huntii isolate Logan2020A chromosome 7, iyBomHunt1.1, whole genome shotgun sequence DNA encodes these proteins:
- the LOC126867427 gene encoding pyrokinin-1 receptor-like isoform X2 translates to MISSNKSIGSEGSIIIGDSMRLAGSHEDSLASEGKWENYTGPIAEYLQQENCSTVRRDPLYIVLPITVIYTVIFLTGLIGNVSTCVVIARNKSMHTATNYYLFSLAVSDLLLLISGLPPEMCYIWSHFPYVFGEAFCIIQSFAAETSANATVLTITAFTVERYFAICHPFISHTMSKLSRAVKFVIVIWLLALCLAVPQAAQFGIVYDYRNGSVVLDSAQCSIKWYLIERAFEISTILFFILPMTIITVLYVLIALKLRQSRLLSATAKRNHLSAGSIYGDSGRGKSSAQKNVIRMLVAVVVAFFICWAPFHAQRLLAVHAKNTTEPKDALVIVYTILTYTSGVFYYLSTTVNPLLYNIMSNKFREAFKSMLSNHCGSSRKSVPRQLTYSSLSRYARSTFRQTDDRQNSPSISISDDNQKLRTTNTTELIGLNDRKNNGRNQSDSMANKINHREYSRSVSRGSNSSQLTLMSSVSKSFNEGNNSLTATYVNIQRASRVVTLVVQVKSWIVYRILITSK, encoded by the exons ATGATTTCGTCGAACAAGTCGATCGGTTCGGAAGGATCGATAATAATCGGAGATAGCATGAGGTTGGCCGGAAGTCACGAAGATTCGCTGGCCTCTGAAGGTAAATGGGAGAATTACACGGGACCAATCGCCGAATATTTGCAGCAGGAAAATTGTTCGACGGTGAGGCGGGATCCGTTGTACATCGTTTTACCGATCACGGTGATCTATACGGTGATCTTCCTCACCGGATTAATCGGCAACGTGTCCACTTGTGTTGTGATCGCGCGTAACAAGTCGATGCACACGGCCACCAACTACTATCTGTTCAGCTTGGCCGTTTCTGATTTACTGCTGCTGATATCCGGCCTGCCTCCAGAGATGTGCTACATCTGGTCGCATTTCCCGTACGTGTTTGGCGAGGCGTTCTGCATTATTCAAAGCTTCGCCGCGGAGACGTCCGCGAACGCCACCGTTCTGACCATCACCGCCTTCACCGTCGAAAG GTACTTCGCGATCTGTCATCCTTTTATCTCGCACACGATGTCGAAGTTGTCCCGGGCGGTGAAGTTCGTCATAGTGATTTGGCTGCTGGCGCTATGCCTGGCCGTGCCACAGGCGGCTCAATTTGGCATCGTTTACGACTATCGCAACGGCTCGGTGGTCCTGGACTCGGCTCAATGCTCCATCAAGTGGTATCTGATCGAACGCGCCTTCGAGATATCCACCATACTGTTCTTCATCCTGCCGATGACGATCATCACCGTTCTCTATGTACTGATCGCGCTCAAATTAAGACAATCCAGACTGTTGTCAGCTACTGCGAAGAGGAACCATTTGTCAGCTGGATCCATTTACGGCGATAGCGGGAGAGGAAAAAGCTCCGCGCAGAAGAACGTTATTCGAATGCTGG TTGCAGTAGTAGTGGCGTTCTTCATCTGTTGGGCACCGTTCCACGCTCAAAGGCTGTTGGCTGTGCACGCAAAGAATACGACTGAACCGAAAGACGCGTTAGTAATAGTCTACACTATCCTCACGTACACGTCTGGGGTGTTTTATTACCTTTCCACGACAGTGAATCCACTGCTCTACAACATCATGTCCAACAAATTTAGGGAGGCTTTCAAG TCGATGCTGTCGAATCACTGCGGATCCTCCCGCAAGTCAGTACCACGACAGCTGACGTACAGTAGCCTCTCGAGGTACGCGAGGTCCACGTTCAGGCAGACGGATGATCGTCAGAATTCGCCGTCGATCTCCATCAGCGACGACAACCAAAAGCTGAGAACGACCAATACCACCGAACTTATTGGATTAAACGATCGAAAGAACAATGGACGAAACCAGTCCGACTCTATGGCGAATAAGAtcaatcatcgagaatacagCAGGAGCGTATCCAGAGGATCGAACTCCAGTCAGCTTACCCTGATGTCGTCCGTTAGTAAAAGTTTTAACGAAGGCAACAATAGCTTGACTGCGACTTACGTGAACATTCAAAGAGCATCGAGAGTTGTCACGCTCG TCGTTCAGGTGAAGTCCTGGATCGTTTATCGAATATTGATTACGTCTAAATGA